AGAAAGAATGAAGGAAGTTTTGAGATAAATCAGAAAGGGTGCCATGAGCTGGATCTGGAAAAAATGAGCGTCAGGGCCAAGAACTGATTTGTAAGGTTGGATGAGAATACTATGGATTTCGCTTCCGAAATACAAAGTGGCAATCATAAAGACTGAAACCACTAAAATGGAATAAATCAATCTTTGGCGGAGTTCCTCTAAATGATCCCCCAGGGACATATATTTTTCCCTGGTTTCGGAATCCTCCGGCGGTGGAAGTGGAAGTGGAAGTGCGGTTCTCTTTTTCCCAGCCAAGGTTTCTGTCTTTTAAGCTTTTTTCTTTTTACCGGATTTAGATGCCGCTTGCGAAGACGACTTTGGTTCTTCTTGTGGGAGACTTGGTTGGGATGGTTCCTCATCCCCGCCTGTTAGGGACTTACGAAATTCTTTGATTCCGGAACCCAAATCTTTGG
The sequence above is drawn from the Leptospira sp. WS4.C2 genome and encodes:
- a CDS encoding twin-arginine translocase TatA/TatE family subunit yields the protein MPSNPFSFQAPIAFFNLGPWEIALIVFLALLFFGGKRLPSLAKDLGSGIKEFRKSLTGGDEEPSQPSLPQEEPKSSSQAASKSGKKKKA